Proteins encoded by one window of Salvia splendens isolate huo1 chromosome 7, SspV2, whole genome shotgun sequence:
- the LOC121742718 gene encoding SPX domain-containing protein 4-like: MKFGKEFRIHLEETLPEWRDKYLQYKPLKKLLKSIPAADNPPPDGPSPELHEWFVGTLNEELEKFNDFYVDKEEDFIIRFQALKERIERLKSRGSTNSVFTSETEFSEEMMEIRKDFVSIHGEMVLLKNYSSLNFAGLIKILKKYDKRTGELLSLPFTQLAVHQPFFMTEPVTRLVRECEENLELLFPQEAEVVESTSIQQKQNADPPNASSELKLAPGEETVDIYRSTLAAIKAIKCLKKASSTYNPLSLSYIFGNQDNDVTGAVTAENSPRDSLVTLPKEEDATEDVCSPV; this comes from the exons ATGAAATTTGGGAAAGAATTCAGGATTCATTTGGAGGAAACCCTACCGGAGTGGAGGGACAAGTATTTGCAGTACAAGCCCTTGAAGAAGCTTCTCAAGAGTATCCCGGCAGCTGATAATCCGCCGCCGGACGGCCCCTCGCCGGAGCTTCACGAGTGGTTCGTCGGAACTCTCAACGAGGAACTCGAAAAGTTCAACGATTTCTACGTCGATAAGGAGGAAGACTTCATCATCCGCTTCCAG GCATTGAAGGAAAGAATAGAAAGATTAAAGTCGAGAGGAAGTACGAATTCGGTGTTTACATCTGAGACTGAGTTTAGTGAAGAGATGATGGAGATAAGGAAGGATTTCGTCTCCATCCATGGGGAGATGGTCCTTCTAAAAAACTACAGCTCTCTTAACTTTGCAG GTCTTATCAAGATTTTGAAGAAATACGATAAACGAACTGGGGAATTGTTGAGTCTGCCTTTTACTCAGCTTGCTGTCCACCAGCCTTTCTTTATGACTGAACCAGTCACGAGATTAGTTCGTGAGTGTGAGGAAAATCTGGAGCTCCTCTTCCCACAAGAAGCAGAGGTTGTTGAGTCAACCTCCATTCAACAGAAGCAGAATGCTGATCCACCAAATGCTTCTTCAGAATTAAAATTGGCACCTGGTGAAGAAACTGTAGATATATATAGGAGCACACTTGCTGCCATTAAAGCTATAAAATGCCTTAAGAAGGCAAGCTCGACCTATAATCCTCTGTCACTATCATATATCTTTGGAAACCAAGATAACGATGTCACAGGTGCAGTAACAGCAGAAAACTCACCTCGTGATTCTCTTGTAACCCTGCCTAAAGAAGAGGACGCAACTGAAGATGTTTGTTCACCCGTGTAA
- the LOC121742491 gene encoding vesicle transport v-SNARE 13-like, with amino-acid sequence MSAVFEGYEKQYCELSANLSKKCASANHLDGEQKKQKISEIKVGLDEAEALIRKMDLEARALQPNIKAVLLAKLREYKSDLNNLKSEVKRIVSTNLNQAARDELLEAGLADTLAVPANQRDRLVVTTERLDNSSNRIKDSREVMLETEELSVSLLQDLHQQRQSLLHADNTLSGVDNNVGRSKKILTNMTRRMSRDKWMIGGIITVLVIVIALILYFKLAK; translated from the exons ATGAGCGCCGTATTCGAAGGTTACGAAAAGCAATACTGCGAGCTCTCTGCGAATTTGTCGAAGAAGTGTGCGTCAGCCAACCACCTTGATGGAG AGCAAAAAAAGCAGAAGATTTCCGAAATAAAAGTTGGACTGGATGAGGCAGAAGCATTG ATTAGGAAGATGGATTTGGAGGCTCGTGCCTTGCAGCCAAATATTAAGGCAGTGCTGCTTGCTAAGTTAAGAGAGTATAAGTCTGATCTGAACAATTTGAAAAGTGAAGTTAAACGAATTGTGTCGACAAACTTGAACCAAGCCGCCCGGGATGAGCTGCTGGAGGCAGGATTGGCGGATACACTTGCA GTGCCTGCAAATCAAAGGGATAGATTAGTAGTGACAACTGAACGGCTGGATAATTCGAGTAACAGGATCAAGGATAGTAGGGAGGTCATGCTGGAAACAGAAGAGCTTAGCGTTTCACTTCTTCAAGATTTGCATCAGCAGCGACAGTCTCTCTTGCATGCTGATAACACA TTGAGTGGTGTCGACAATAACGTAGGCAGAAGCAAGAAAATTTTAACCAACATGACAAGAAGGATGAGTCGGGACAAGTGGATGATAGGTGGTATAATCACGGTACTGGTTATCGTGATTGCTCTGATCCTATACTTTAAATTGGCCAAGTAA
- the LOC121810860 gene encoding SNF1-related protein kinase catalytic subunit alpha KIN10-like gives MDGTIQDGRTVDSFLRNYKLGKTLGIGSFGKVKIAEHALTGHKVAVKILNRKKIKNMDMEEKVRREIKILRLFMHPHIIRLYEVVETQSDIYVVMEYVKSGELFDYIVEKGRLHEDEARIFFQQIISGVEYCHRNMVVHRDLKPENLLLDSKLNVKIADFGLSNIMRDGHFLKTSCGSPNYAAPEVISGKLYAGPEVDVWSCGVILYALLCGTLPFDDENIPNLFKKIKGGIYTLPSHLSVGARDLIPRMLIVDPTKRITIPEIRAHLWFQAHLPRYLAVPPPDTTQQAKKIDEEILHEVVNMGFDRNVLLDSIQNRVQNEGTVTYYLLLDNRFRVSGGYLGSEFQETVELGYNSTNPSETVASPVGQRSPGAINYQQLGERQFPSERKWALGLQSRAHPREIMAEVLKALQELNVNWKKIGQYNMKCRWVPGDPGHSEGVVNNSMHDNNYFEDESSIVEHGANFKPQHVVKFEVQLYKTREDKYLLDLQRVQGPQFLFLDLCAAFLAQLRVL, from the exons ATGGATGGAACAATCCAAGATGGAAGAACCGTGGATTCATTCTTGCGGAACTACAAGCTCGGAAAGACTCTTGGGATTGGCTCATTCGGTAAAGTTAAAATTGCTGAACACGCATTGACTGGCCACAAAGTTGCTGTCAAGATCCTTAACCGCAAGAAAATTAAGAATATGGACATGGAAGAAAAAG TTAGACgagaaatcaaaattttgagaTTGTTTATGCATCCGCATATCATTCGTCTGTATGAGGTCGTGGAGACACAATCTGATATTTACGTTGTGATGGAGTATGTTAAATCTGGTGAATTGTTTGATTACATTGTGGAGAAAGGCAGGTTACATGAGGATGAAGCCCGCATCTTCTTTCAGCAG ATAATATCGGGAGTGGAATATTGCCATAGGAATATGGTGGTTCACCGGGATCTGAAGCCCGAGAACTTGCTTTTGGATTCTAAATTGAACGTGAAGATTGCTGATTTCGGCTTGAGTAACATCATGCGCGATGGTCATTTCCTGAAGACAAGTTGTGGAAGCCCCAACTATGCTGCTCCAGAG GTTATATCTGGTAAATTATATGCGGGGCCTGAAGTGGACGTCTGGAGCTGTGGTGTTATTCTCTATGCACTTCTTTGCGGCACCCTTCCCTTTGATGATGAGAACATTCCTAATCTTTTCAAGAAGATTAAG GGTGGAATTTATACCCTCCCCAGCCATTTATCGGTTGGTGCTAGAGATTTGATTCCTAGGATGCTTATTGTTGATCCAACTAAGCGAATCACTATTCCCGAGATTCGTGCTCACCTTTGGTTCCAAGCTCATCTGCCCCGCTACTTAGCTGTTCCGCCGCCAGATACAACACAACAAGCTAAAAAG ATTGACGAAGAGATTCTTCATGAAGTGGTTAATATGGGATTCGACAGGAATGTGCTTCTTGATTCTATTCAAAACAGAGTTCAAAATGAG GGTACTGTTACGTACTATCTGCTGCTAGACAACAGGTTTCGTGTATCTGGTGGCTACCTTGGATCCGAATTTCAAGAAACTGTG GAACTCGGATATAACTCAACTAATCCAAGTGAGACTGTAGCCTCTCCTGTTGGGCAACGATCTCCTGGAGCTATCAACTATCAACAATTGGGGGAAAGGCAATTTCCATCCGAGAGGAAATGGGCACTTGGACTCCAG TCTCGAGCCCATCCACGCGAGATAATGGCTGAAGTTCTCAAAGCTCTTCAAGAATTGAATGTTAACTGGAAAAAGATTGGGCAGTACAACATGAAATGCAGATGGGTTCCTGGCGATCCTGGTCATAGTGAAGGAGTAGTTAATAATTCTATGCACGACAACAATTATTTTGAGGATGAATCTTCTATCGTCGAGCATGGTGCCAATTTTAAGCCACAGCATGTGGTCAAATTTGAAGTGCAG CTTTACAAGACCCGCGAAGACAAATATTTGCTCGATCTGCAGCGAGTTCAGGGTCCACAGTTCCTGTTCCTTGATCTGTGCGCTGCATTCCTAGCTCAGCTACGTGTGCTCTGA
- the LOC121810396 gene encoding uncharacterized protein LOC121810396, which produces MQELEYLQLVNLFTRLPNAEHLQSLIPLSISLSCNFTTVKVMSMEEWFDTLSLLESDSDDDFSSVHGDNGPFTNGRVLHYEVDSKSNLKELFSSKDGVMLIDAQRKGHPGLVQSEDSGAVKTLN; this is translated from the exons ATGCAGGAGCTCGAGTATCTACAGTTAGTGAATTTGTTCACACGACTGCCAAATGCAGAACATCTCCAGTCTCTAATTCCTCTTTCCATCTCACTCAGCTGCAATTTCACCACAGTCAAAGTGATGTCAATG GAAGAATGGTTTGACACACTCAGTTTACTGGAGTCCGACTCCGATGATGACTTTAGTAGCGTTCATGGAG ATAATGGCCCATTTACAAATGGAAGAGTTCTTCATTACGAAGTAGATAGCAAGAGTAATCTTAAAGAGTTGTTCTCAAGCAAAGATGGAGTAATGCTAATAGATGCCCAAAGAAAAGGGCATCCTGGCTTAGTGCAGAGTGAAGATTCTGGTGCGGTGAAGACACTAAACTAG
- the LOC121740896 gene encoding uncharacterized protein LOC121740896 isoform X1 codes for MATALSSILPLTAHSSLSASTFNNPPSSLWLTTQFLRPFAPSLRTTSPFSPNSPPSSVNVPSAAAVEGGQQSGDISMSIDVLKRFIDLNSGSWKGSLHQFDCNGNLLYKISTKLAASSYGENELMSLIQSLYIRQPPLSPEDEPEWFEYKIKETNMFTVDKYQQIGFFPKEKAFALRYQTAGMLETALRKGVLGEDDIGEEFPRCVLRYR; via the exons ATGGCGACGGCGCTATCTTCCATATTGCCGCTAACGGCGCATAGCTCCCTCTCTGCATCCACTTTCAACAACCCTCCATCGTCCCTATGGCTAACAACGCAATTTCTTCGCCCCTTCGCCCCTTCTCTTCGAACGACATCACCATTTTCACCCAATTCACCGCCGAGCTCCGTTAATGTCCcgtcggcggcggcggtggaagGTGGACAGCAAAGCGGTGACATTTCGATGAGCATTGACGTCCTTAAGCGCTTCATTGACCTCAACTCCGGCAGTTGGAAGGGTTCTCTCCAT CAATTCGATTGTAATGGGAATTTGCTATATAAGATTAGTACAAAGCTTGCTGCGAGCTCTTACGGAGAAAATGAACTCATGAGTTTGATCCAGTC GTTATACATCAGGCAGCCTCCATTGAGCCCTGAAGACGAGCCAGAGTGGTTTGAATACAAGATTAAAGAGACCAACATGTTTACGGTGGACAAATATCAGCAG ATTGGGTTCTTTCCTAAAGAGAAGGCATTTGCATTGAGATACCAAACAGCTGGAATGTTGGAAACAGCTTTGAGAAAAGGGGTTCTAGGTGAAGATGATATTGGAGAAGAATTTCCCAGGTGTGTTCTGCGATATAGATAA
- the LOC121740896 gene encoding uncharacterized protein LOC121740896 isoform X2 — translation MATALSSILPLTAHSSLSASTFNNPPSSLWLTTQFLRPFAPSLRTTSPFSPNSPPSSVNVPSAAAVEGGQQSGDISMSIDVLKRFIDLNSGSWKGSLHQFDCNGNLLYKISTKLAASSYGENELMSLIQSLYIRQPPLSPEDEPEWFEYKIKETNMFTVDKYQQFADWVLS, via the exons ATGGCGACGGCGCTATCTTCCATATTGCCGCTAACGGCGCATAGCTCCCTCTCTGCATCCACTTTCAACAACCCTCCATCGTCCCTATGGCTAACAACGCAATTTCTTCGCCCCTTCGCCCCTTCTCTTCGAACGACATCACCATTTTCACCCAATTCACCGCCGAGCTCCGTTAATGTCCcgtcggcggcggcggtggaagGTGGACAGCAAAGCGGTGACATTTCGATGAGCATTGACGTCCTTAAGCGCTTCATTGACCTCAACTCCGGCAGTTGGAAGGGTTCTCTCCAT CAATTCGATTGTAATGGGAATTTGCTATATAAGATTAGTACAAAGCTTGCTGCGAGCTCTTACGGAGAAAATGAACTCATGAGTTTGATCCAGTC GTTATACATCAGGCAGCCTCCATTGAGCCCTGAAGACGAGCCAGAGTGGTTTGAATACAAGATTAAAGAGACCAACATGTTTACGGTGGACAAATATCAGCAG TTTGCAGATTGGGTTCTTTCCTAA